In Nonomuraea sp. NBC_00507, the following are encoded in one genomic region:
- a CDS encoding helix-turn-helix domain-containing protein — MSSFPRSVAVAATDGMLHFELALAAEVFGSAPDAVPGPWYDVRVCGTHAVRVGRFLLEPDCGLDWLAHADTVIVPALADVDEDPPADLVEAVRAAHESGARVVSLCTGAFVLAAAGLLDGLRATTHWAHTEELAARYPRVEVDPDVLYVDNGSVLTSAGKAAAMDLCLHLVRRDHGSAIANVVARRLVVPPHRAGGQAQFVSTPVPAQDGHPLAELLTWVMRRLDQPLTVEDLARQANMSSRHLARHFRSATGTTPLQWLLTQRIRRAQELLETTDDSVDTIASAAGMGTATTLRRHFHRTIGVPPDAYRRTFRA; from the coding sequence ATGAGTTCTTTCCCGCGCTCCGTCGCGGTCGCCGCCACCGACGGGATGCTGCACTTCGAGCTGGCCTTGGCCGCCGAGGTCTTCGGCTCCGCCCCGGACGCCGTGCCAGGCCCCTGGTACGACGTCAGGGTGTGCGGCACGCACGCCGTCCGGGTCGGGCGGTTCCTGCTGGAGCCGGACTGCGGGCTCGACTGGCTGGCGCACGCCGACACCGTGATCGTTCCCGCCCTGGCGGACGTCGACGAGGACCCGCCGGCCGACCTGGTGGAGGCGGTGCGCGCGGCCCACGAGTCGGGAGCGCGGGTGGTGTCCCTGTGCACGGGCGCGTTCGTACTCGCCGCCGCCGGCCTGCTGGACGGGCTGCGCGCGACCACGCACTGGGCCCACACCGAGGAGCTGGCCGCGCGCTACCCCCGGGTGGAGGTCGACCCGGACGTGCTCTACGTCGACAACGGCAGCGTGCTCACCTCCGCGGGCAAGGCCGCGGCCATGGACCTGTGCCTGCATCTGGTCCGCCGCGACCACGGCTCGGCGATCGCCAACGTGGTCGCCCGCCGCCTGGTCGTGCCGCCCCACCGGGCCGGCGGCCAGGCCCAGTTCGTGTCCACACCGGTGCCCGCCCAGGACGGTCATCCCCTGGCCGAGCTGCTCACCTGGGTGATGCGGCGGCTGGACCAGCCGCTCACCGTGGAGGACCTGGCCCGCCAGGCGAACATGAGCTCGCGCCACCTGGCCCGCCACTTCCGCTCGGCAACCGGCACCACCCCGCTGCAGTGGCTGCTGACGCAGCGGATCCGCCGCGCGCAGGAGCTGCTGGAGACCACGGACGACAGCGTCGACACCATCGCCTCGGCCGCGGGCATGGGCACCGCGACGACACTGCGCCGCCACTTCCACCGCACGATCGGCGTACCGCCGGACGCCTACCGCCGCACGTTCCGGGCGTGA
- a CDS encoding saccharopine dehydrogenase family protein, giving the protein MGSGQNVAVFGAYGHTGRFVVAELHERGYVPLLLGRDQDKLLAMAQAQPGLEARQSSVDDPASLDRALTGAAAVINCAGPFATTAAPLVEAALRAGIPYVDVAAEIEANVDTFAHFTERARAAGTVVLPAMAFYGGLGDLLVTTAMGDWTAADEAHIAYGLSSWHPTTGTLASGVVSGQRRGGRRVRYTGGRLEYHDDALPTLEWSFPAPLGPQSVIGEFTMADVVTVPSHLAVPEVRTYMTAKAAADLSSPDPLAPAAVDERGRSAQTFVVDVLVRSGGAERRVSAAGQDIYAISAPLAVEAVDRILTGRTRTTGVVSAGAVFDAPDFLRALSSHLSLHVPVDTRG; this is encoded by the coding sequence ATGGGATCGGGTCAGAACGTGGCGGTGTTCGGCGCCTACGGGCACACCGGGCGGTTCGTGGTCGCGGAGTTGCACGAGCGCGGATACGTCCCGTTGCTCCTCGGCCGTGACCAGGACAAGCTGCTGGCGATGGCGCAGGCCCAACCGGGGCTCGAGGCGCGGCAGTCGTCGGTCGACGACCCGGCCTCGCTCGACCGCGCGCTGACCGGCGCGGCCGCTGTGATCAACTGCGCCGGGCCCTTCGCCACGACCGCCGCCCCGCTGGTCGAGGCGGCGCTGCGCGCCGGCATCCCGTATGTCGACGTGGCGGCCGAGATCGAGGCGAACGTTGACACGTTCGCGCACTTCACGGAGCGCGCCCGCGCCGCGGGTACCGTGGTGCTCCCGGCGATGGCCTTCTACGGCGGCCTCGGCGACCTGTTGGTCACCACCGCGATGGGCGACTGGACGGCGGCGGACGAGGCGCACATCGCCTACGGCCTGAGCAGCTGGCACCCCACCACCGGAACGCTCGCTTCGGGCGTGGTCTCGGGGCAGCGGCGGGGTGGCCGCCGGGTCCGCTACACCGGCGGACGGCTGGAGTACCACGACGACGCGCTGCCGACCCTGGAGTGGTCCTTCCCCGCTCCGCTCGGCCCCCAGAGCGTCATCGGCGAGTTCACCATGGCCGACGTCGTCACGGTTCCCAGCCACCTGGCCGTCCCGGAGGTGCGCACCTACATGACCGCCAAGGCGGCCGCGGACCTGTCCTCTCCTGACCCCCTCGCGCCGGCCGCCGTCGACGAGCGTGGCCGCTCCGCGCAGACCTTCGTCGTCGACGTCCTCGTCCGCTCGGGCGGCGCGGAACGCCGCGTGTCCGCCGCCGGTCAGGACATCTACGCCATCAGCGCGCCGCTCGCGGTGGAGGCCGTCGACCGCATCCTCACCGGCCGGACCAGGACCACCGGCGTCGTCTCCGCGGGCGCGGTCTTCGACGCCCCGGACTTCCTCCGCGCGCTGTCCTCGCACCTCTCGCTGCACGTCCCGGTCGACACACGCGGCTGA
- a CDS encoding class I SAM-dependent methyltransferase yields the protein MADEYEQSAEFIDVMIAPSWEGTSPALAEALRGVSGPIVDVGAGGGHGTRVIAAAVADAEILAVEPSPGLRSVLLARVSESAELRDRVTVLPEGLLEAELPDRLGAVVAMSVIGHFDPAGRRQIWALLAERLLPGGQAVLNLLPPTQAMAVPDSRFTDVRLGRRRYEGWGRAEPAGPDRLTWHMTYRTYHDDRLVGELQVDYAWWVLDGQRLKEELSEHGLVASRTGPEELGMYVIDRGGA from the coding sequence GTGGCGGACGAATACGAACAATCAGCGGAGTTCATCGACGTGATGATCGCGCCGTCCTGGGAAGGGACGAGTCCGGCGCTCGCTGAGGCGCTCCGCGGCGTGTCAGGCCCGATCGTGGACGTGGGCGCCGGAGGAGGGCACGGCACGCGGGTGATCGCCGCGGCGGTGGCCGATGCCGAGATCCTGGCCGTCGAGCCGTCACCGGGGTTGCGATCGGTCCTGCTGGCCCGGGTGAGCGAGTCCGCGGAGCTGCGCGACCGGGTGACCGTGCTGCCGGAGGGGCTGCTGGAGGCCGAACTGCCGGACCGGCTCGGCGCCGTCGTCGCCATGAGCGTCATCGGCCACTTCGACCCGGCCGGCCGACGGCAGATCTGGGCGCTCCTCGCCGAGCGGCTGCTCCCCGGCGGCCAGGCGGTGCTGAACCTCCTGCCGCCCACGCAGGCCATGGCGGTGCCGGACTCGAGATTCACCGACGTCCGCCTCGGACGGCGCAGATACGAAGGATGGGGCCGCGCCGAGCCCGCCGGACCGGACCGGCTCACCTGGCACATGACGTACCGGACCTACCACGACGACCGGCTCGTCGGCGAGCTGCAGGTGGACTACGCCTGGTGGGTGCTGGACGGGCAGCGGCTCAAGGAGGAGCTGAGCGAGCACGGCCTCGTGGCGTCCCGCACCGGTCCGGAGGAACTCGGCATGTATGTCATCGACAGAGGAGGCGCGTGA
- a CDS encoding SRPBCC family protein → MPVEVSPHVVVRRTRAEVAAYMFDPAHDLEWTGGITASRPAQPGPLRTGAQVERTARFLGRSFTYGYVVTALDPDRMVELAVERPFPMTIRYELADHPDGTLVTIHASGEPGRFFRWATPLLARQVHASIAADLGRLRARLER, encoded by the coding sequence ATGCCCGTCGAGGTGAGCCCGCACGTCGTGGTGCGGCGGACGCGAGCCGAGGTGGCCGCGTACATGTTCGACCCGGCCCACGATCTGGAGTGGACCGGCGGCATCACCGCCAGCCGCCCTGCCCAGCCCGGTCCGCTGCGGACGGGCGCTCAGGTGGAGCGGACCGCCAGGTTCCTGGGCCGGAGCTTCACCTACGGCTATGTCGTCACCGCCCTCGACCCCGATCGCATGGTGGAGTTGGCGGTGGAGCGGCCTTTCCCGATGACGATCCGCTACGAGCTGGCCGACCACCCGGACGGCACTCTGGTCACGATCCACGCCTCGGGCGAGCCGGGGCGGTTCTTCCGCTGGGCCACGCCGCTGCTGGCCCGCCAGGTCCACGCGAGCATCGCGGCCGATCTGGGGCGCCTGCGCGCTCGCCTGGAACGCTGA
- a CDS encoding TrmO family methyltransferase domain-containing protein, producing MDLTWLHLADRSVLAVHPRDDLRNPLTGVFSTRSSDRPNPIGLHRVRVLAIDGLRVRVTDLEAIDGTPIVDVKPVLDATR from the coding sequence GTGGACCTCACGTGGCTGCACCTCGCCGACCGGTCCGTGCTGGCCGTACATCCGCGTGATGATCTGCGGAACCCGCTGACCGGTGTCTTCAGTACGCGTTCCTCCGACCGGCCCAATCCCATCGGTCTGCATCGAGTTCGGGTGCTCGCGATCGATGGGCTTCGGGTGCGGGTAACCGATCTCGAGGCCATCGACGGCACCCCGATCGTTGACGTGAAACCGGTCCTGGATGCAACGCGCTAG